Proteins co-encoded in one Candidatus Thiodictyon syntrophicum genomic window:
- the ppdK gene encoding pyruvate, phosphate dikinase — protein MATDSKKRVFAFEEGDGKNKHLLGGKGANLCEMTQIGLNVPPGFVLSTEACLDFLASPTKDLPPGLWEEVQAQMTALEKKTKKGFGAADEPLLVSVRSGSAMSMPGMMDTILNLGLNATTLKGVIKATGDERFGYDAYRRFIQLFGKIALNVDDAYFDKQFELVKKAAGVKEDVALSASDLKDAAERFLRVVQEQTGRPFPEDPYEQLLIAIKAVFGSWGGKRAVDYRRQFNITPAMANGTAVNICTMVFGNRGDDSGTGVGFTRDPGTGENVLYGEYLVNAQGEDVVAGIRTPKPLTSLKADMPEMAKQLDALRDRLESHYKEVQDFEFTIERNILYCLQTRNGKMNAVAQVRTSVEMEKQGIITKAQALLRVAPESLEQMLFPRLDPKAKVTAVASGLPASPGAASGIAVFDADRAEMLGKEQGFKVILVREETKPEDIHGFFASEGILTSRGGKTSHAAVVARGMGKCCVAGAEGIHVDVDKRIAIVGDTSFKEGDMITLDGTSGKVYLGEIPTVEPEFTDELVTLLTWADEVARIKVMANSDTPVDARRALKYGAVGIGLARTERMFNDPARLPIVIDMIVADTQEERQEALDRLLPLQQKDFKALFEVMSPFPVVIRLLDPPIHEFLPNENTLVREIAELQQLAKNAHGLTALGAAMTLMQASDKVRADVDGLRRQLDPMLVEEVIVKKERMLRKVRSLFETNPMLGHRGVRLGISFPEIYQMQIRAILEAAAECQNEGIEVHPKIKVPQVCTAEELKIVKKWVDAIHDEIKARTGKPVKFQFGTMIEVVRACMRAETLAEQSEFFSFGTNDLTQAAFSFSREDAENKFLPLYTQSEVLQDNPFEVLDEKGVGKLMELAVKWGRSVKPDLLVGICGEHGGHPAAIAFCDKIGLDYVSCSGPRVPVARLAAAHAALLAAKA, from the coding sequence ATGGCAACCGACAGCAAGAAACGCGTTTTCGCCTTCGAAGAGGGTGACGGCAAGAACAAGCACCTCCTGGGCGGCAAGGGTGCCAACCTGTGCGAGATGACCCAGATCGGCCTCAATGTCCCGCCCGGCTTCGTGCTCTCCACCGAGGCCTGCCTGGACTTCCTGGCCTCCCCGACCAAGGACCTGCCCCCGGGCCTGTGGGAAGAGGTCCAGGCGCAGATGACCGCCCTGGAGAAGAAGACCAAGAAGGGTTTCGGCGCGGCGGACGAGCCGCTGCTGGTCTCGGTGCGTTCCGGCTCGGCCATGTCCATGCCGGGCATGATGGACACCATCCTGAACCTGGGCCTCAACGCCACGACGCTGAAGGGCGTGATCAAGGCCACCGGTGACGAGCGCTTCGGCTACGACGCCTACCGCCGCTTCATCCAGTTGTTCGGCAAGATCGCGCTGAACGTGGACGACGCCTACTTCGACAAGCAGTTCGAGCTGGTCAAGAAGGCCGCCGGCGTGAAGGAAGACGTGGCCCTGTCCGCCTCCGATCTGAAGGACGCCGCCGAGCGCTTCCTGCGCGTGGTGCAGGAGCAGACCGGCCGGCCCTTCCCGGAGGACCCGTACGAGCAACTCCTGATTGCCATCAAGGCCGTGTTCGGTTCCTGGGGCGGCAAGCGTGCGGTCGACTACCGCCGCCAGTTCAACATCACCCCGGCGATGGCCAACGGCACCGCCGTCAACATCTGCACCATGGTGTTCGGCAACCGGGGTGACGACTCCGGCACCGGCGTGGGCTTCACCCGCGACCCCGGCACCGGCGAGAACGTCCTGTACGGCGAGTACCTGGTCAACGCCCAGGGCGAGGACGTGGTCGCGGGCATCCGCACCCCCAAGCCGCTGACCTCGCTCAAGGCCGACATGCCGGAGATGGCCAAGCAGCTCGACGCCCTGCGCGACCGCCTGGAAAGCCACTACAAGGAAGTGCAGGACTTCGAATTCACGATCGAGCGCAACATCCTGTACTGCCTGCAGACCCGCAACGGCAAGATGAACGCCGTGGCCCAGGTCCGCACCTCGGTCGAGATGGAGAAGCAAGGCATCATCACCAAGGCCCAGGCCCTGCTGCGCGTGGCGCCGGAGAGCCTGGAGCAGATGCTCTTCCCGCGTCTGGACCCCAAGGCCAAGGTGACCGCGGTCGCCTCCGGTCTGCCGGCCTCCCCCGGTGCCGCCTCCGGCATCGCGGTATTCGACGCCGACCGTGCCGAGATGCTCGGCAAGGAGCAAGGCTTCAAGGTCATCCTGGTCCGTGAAGAGACCAAGCCGGAAGACATCCACGGCTTCTTCGCCTCCGAGGGCATCCTGACCTCGCGCGGCGGCAAGACCTCGCATGCGGCGGTCGTCGCCCGCGGCATGGGCAAGTGCTGCGTGGCCGGTGCCGAGGGCATCCATGTCGATGTCGACAAGCGCATCGCCATCGTCGGCGACACCAGCTTCAAGGAAGGCGACATGATCACCCTGGACGGGACCTCCGGTAAGGTCTACCTGGGCGAGATCCCGACCGTGGAGCCGGAGTTCACCGACGAGCTGGTCACCCTCCTGACCTGGGCCGACGAAGTCGCCCGGATCAAGGTCATGGCCAACTCCGACACCCCGGTCGATGCGCGTCGGGCACTGAAGTACGGCGCCGTCGGCATCGGTCTCGCCCGCACCGAGCGCATGTTCAATGACCCGGCGCGCCTGCCGATCGTCATCGACATGATCGTCGCCGACACCCAGGAAGAGCGCCAGGAAGCGCTCGACCGTCTGCTGCCCCTGCAGCAGAAGGACTTCAAGGCCCTGTTCGAGGTCATGTCGCCCTTCCCGGTCGTCATTCGGCTCCTCGACCCGCCGATCCACGAGTTCCTGCCGAACGAAAACACGCTGGTGCGCGAGATCGCCGAACTGCAGCAGTTGGCCAAGAACGCCCACGGCCTGACCGCACTGGGTGCGGCCATGACCCTGATGCAGGCCTCGGACAAGGTCCGCGCCGACGTCGACGGCCTGCGCCGCCAGCTCGACCCGATGCTGGTGGAAGAGGTCATCGTCAAGAAGGAGCGGATGCTGCGCAAGGTCCGGTCGCTGTTCGAGACCAACCCCATGCTCGGCCATCGCGGCGTGCGTCTGGGCATCAGCTTCCCCGAGATCTACCAGATGCAGATCCGGGCGATCCTGGAAGCCGCCGCCGAGTGCCAGAACGAAGGCATCGAGGTCCACCCCAAGATCAAGGTGCCCCAGGTCTGTACGGCCGAAGAGCTCAAGATCGTCAAGAAGTGGGTCGATGCCATCCATGACGAGATCAAGGCCCGCACCGGCAAGCCGGTCAAGTTCCAGTTCGGCACCATGATCGAAGTCGTCCGGGCCTGTATGCGCGCCGAGACCCTGGCCGAGCAGTCGGAGTTCTTCTCCTTCGGCACCAACGACCTGACCCAGGCCGCCTTCTCCTTCTCCCGCGAAGACGCCGAGAACAAGTTCCTGCCGCTCTACACCCAGTCGGAGGTCCTGCAGGACAACCCCTTCGAGGTCCTGGACGAGAAGGGCGTGGGCAAGCTGATGGAACTGGCGGTCAAGTGGGGCCGTTCGGTCAAGCCGGATCTGCTGGTCGGCATCTGCGGCGAGCACGGCGGCCACCCGGCGGCCATCGCCTTCTGCGACAAGATCGGGCTCGACTATGTGTCCTGCTCGGGGCCGCGCGTGCCGGTGGCGAGATTGGCCGCCGCCCATGCGGCGCTGCTGGCGGCGAAGGCTTGA
- a CDS encoding DUF2452 domain-containing protein — MSMIEEEKSDRAPRLHQGPDHSAPYPVSRLAPAFHNPDLAAELARAEQLLSARTGAKLRVLADQIKSLQQAALRVLEEAREEQALSQAQCAFKRIPGRTYHLYRKADGRAFFSMLSPADWGGRPPHGFVGSYRLESDWSWTPAEGAAGPDDTADLVNQLLRGGGLTAGGSS, encoded by the coding sequence ATGTCGATGATTGAAGAAGAGAAATCAGACCGGGCCCCGCGCCTGCACCAGGGGCCGGACCACAGCGCGCCCTATCCGGTGAGTCGGCTGGCGCCGGCCTTTCACAACCCGGACCTGGCGGCGGAGCTGGCACGCGCCGAGCAGTTGCTCAGCGCCCGCACGGGGGCGAAATTGCGCGTGCTCGCGGACCAGATCAAGTCGCTGCAACAGGCGGCGCTGCGGGTCCTGGAGGAGGCCCGGGAGGAGCAGGCATTGAGTCAGGCGCAGTGCGCCTTCAAACGGATCCCGGGCCGGACCTATCACCTGTACCGCAAGGCGGACGGGCGGGCCTTCTTCTCGATGCTGTCGCCCGCGGACTGGGGCGGGCGCCCGCCCCACGGGTTCGTCGGCTCCTACCGGCTCGAGTCGGACTGGTCCTGGACGCCCGCCGAGGGCGCCGCGGGACCGGATGACACCGCGGACCTGGTGAACCAACTGCTGCGCGGCGGGGGCCTGACGGCGGGCGGGTCCTCCTGA
- a CDS encoding 2OG-Fe(II) oxygenase → MTPPTTDAARFTQIADALADPGWCLTPDFLSGPEVQSIRAAAASLEAQGAFAPAGVGRGRDLLVRAAVRSDRVCWLDPAARDGAIGAYLARLEDLRQALNRDLTLGLFSFEGHLASYPPGACYRRHVDQFRGVELRTLTAILYLNPDWQPADGGTLRLYTDPDRPDHYETIAPRGGTLVTFLSVRFEHEVMAATRERLSLTGWFKRRG, encoded by the coding sequence TTGACCCCGCCCACCACGGATGCCGCTCGTTTCACCCAGATCGCCGACGCCCTGGCCGACCCCGGCTGGTGCCTCACCCCCGACTTCCTGTCCGGTCCCGAAGTCCAGTCCATCCGCGCCGCTGCTGCCTCGCTGGAGGCCCAGGGTGCCTTCGCCCCCGCCGGTGTCGGCCGCGGCCGGGACCTGCTGGTCCGCGCCGCGGTCCGCTCCGATCGCGTCTGCTGGCTCGACCCCGCCGCCCGCGACGGGGCCATCGGCGCCTACCTGGCCCGGCTCGAAGACCTGCGCCAGGCCCTCAACCGCGACCTCACCCTGGGCCTCTTCAGCTTCGAGGGGCACCTGGCCAGCTACCCCCCGGGCGCCTGCTACCGCCGCCACGTGGACCAGTTCCGCGGGGTCGAGCTGCGCACCCTGACCGCCATCCTCTATCTCAACCCCGACTGGCAGCCGGCCGACGGCGGCACCCTGCGCCTCTACACCGACCCGGACCGCCCGGACCACTACGAGACCATAGCCCCGCGCGGCGGCACCCTGGTCACCTTCCTGAGCGTCCGCTTTGAGCACGAGGTGATGGCCGCTACGCGGGAGCGGCTGAGCCTGACCGGGTGGTTCAAGCGGCGGGGGTGA
- a CDS encoding CHAT domain-containing protein: MNDATTLRIALELDPRDWTLTLRVNSALCGQERLGPIALPFSAADLSIIERALDLNDDSGLKRAFAVPDLERLHAWGLLLRPTVEHAGAPLSGQSIRRDRLRDQVRTWLAGLLLDPLAQQLNQHFAVQRERTGGQRPLLYLRLEGWPADLPLWRLPWELLHRHRLAQGDIQVGRYILYGNAPGLPPPASGLRLLVLHSDPADAALPRLHLKDRERIDEGLQGTPGASRIQVQTLAPASLTAFQEALRADPARPTIVHFAGHGDFGWRCGRCGRISVAPDDRPCGDPDCGFERHGPPAGLLAFTDPRTGAADWVGIDGVCEALGLARDLRLVVLSACQSATARGGTDVFNGIAQRLMDLVPAVIATPYPLESGAAEEFARCLYRALGEGLSLVECLHQVRLLMAERFPDEWYRPVLYLRASQGDGGRLLDLPARADRVPGHDTHPVVAAPDPRREALARALAQLVPQYQAALSQSVTTSDAVAAVQAGQRAEEIERTMAQLRQKIDRLAGRAA, from the coding sequence ATGAACGACGCGACCACGCTGCGCATCGCCCTGGAGCTGGACCCGCGGGACTGGACCCTGACGCTGCGGGTCAACTCCGCGCTCTGCGGCCAGGAGCGGCTGGGGCCGATCGCGCTGCCGTTCAGCGCCGCCGACCTTTCCATCATTGAGCGCGCGCTCGATCTCAATGACGATTCGGGGCTAAAGCGCGCCTTCGCGGTGCCTGACCTGGAGCGCCTGCACGCCTGGGGCCTGTTGCTCAGGCCAACTGTCGAACACGCGGGCGCCCCCCTCAGCGGCCAGTCCATCCGCCGCGACCGGCTGCGTGACCAGGTGCGGACCTGGTTGGCGGGGCTGCTGCTCGACCCGCTCGCGCAGCAGCTCAACCAGCACTTCGCCGTGCAGCGCGAGCGTACTGGCGGTCAGCGCCCCTTGCTCTATCTGCGTTTGGAGGGCTGGCCCGCCGACCTGCCGCTGTGGCGCCTGCCCTGGGAACTGCTGCACCGTCACCGCCTCGCGCAGGGCGACATCCAGGTCGGCCGTTACATCCTATACGGCAACGCCCCCGGTCTGCCGCCGCCCGCGTCCGGTCTGCGCCTGCTGGTCCTGCACAGTGATCCGGCGGACGCCGCGCTGCCCCGGCTCCATCTCAAGGACCGGGAGCGGATCGACGAGGGCCTGCAAGGAACCCCCGGGGCGTCCCGAATCCAGGTCCAGACCCTGGCCCCGGCGAGTCTCACCGCCTTTCAGGAGGCCCTGCGCGCCGACCCCGCGCGCCCGACCATCGTCCACTTCGCCGGACACGGCGATTTCGGCTGGCGCTGCGGCCGGTGCGGCCGGATCTCGGTGGCCCCGGACGACCGGCCCTGCGGCGATCCGGACTGCGGATTCGAGCGCCACGGCCCGCCCGCGGGCCTGCTCGCCTTCACCGACCCGCGCACCGGTGCGGCCGACTGGGTCGGCATCGACGGGGTCTGCGAGGCGCTGGGTCTGGCGCGCGACCTGCGCCTCGTCGTGCTCAGCGCCTGCCAGTCCGCGACCGCCCGGGGCGGTACCGATGTCTTCAACGGCATCGCCCAGCGCCTGATGGACCTGGTCCCGGCGGTCATCGCCACGCCCTATCCGCTGGAGAGCGGCGCCGCCGAGGAGTTCGCGCGCTGCCTCTATCGTGCCCTGGGGGAGGGGTTGAGCCTGGTCGAGTGCCTGCACCAGGTGCGGCTCCTGATGGCGGAGCGGTTCCCGGACGAGTGGTATCGGCCAGTGCTCTATCTGCGCGCCAGTCAGGGCGATGGCGGGCGCCTGCTGGACCTCCCCGCGCGGGCGGACAGGGTACCGGGGCACGACACGCATCCCGTGGTTGCAGCGCCTGATCCTCGGCGGGAGGCGCTGGCGCGGGCCTTGGCCCAGTTGGTGCCCCAGTACCAGGCGGCCTTGTCGCAGAGTGTCACTACATCCGACGCGGTGGCCGCCGTTCAGGCCGGGCAGCGGGCGGAGGAGATCGAGCGCACGATGGCGCAACTGCGGCAGAAGATCGACCGGCTCGCGGGGCGCGCCGCATGA
- a CDS encoding VWA domain-containing protein gives MPLPVRAPAAPPPGGTDPDLASDHPVTRRTMAYTWRYLRRPIKDGPCDRVDLPATVERAARQGFFVRPVLRRRATDHGHLILLVDQGGSMVPFHRLTRDLVQTAVQSGLRVDLGYFQNVPATRVYLDPHRTRPLALERLLADCTAETGVLLVSDAGAARGGADPRRLQASARVLVGIRRRTGCVAWLNPVPWDRWPGTGAALIALLVPMFAMDEDGFGHAVEVLRGQPVGGGP, from the coding sequence ATGCCCCTGCCGGTGCGCGCCCCCGCGGCCCCGCCACCCGGCGGCACCGATCCGGACCTGGCGAGCGACCACCCCGTCACCCGCCGGACCATGGCCTATACCTGGCGCTACCTGCGCCGACCGATCAAGGACGGACCCTGTGATCGGGTCGACCTGCCGGCCACGGTGGAGCGCGCCGCCCGCCAGGGATTCTTTGTTCGGCCGGTCCTGCGGCGCCGCGCCACCGACCACGGTCATCTGATTTTGTTGGTCGACCAGGGCGGCTCCATGGTCCCCTTCCACCGCCTGACCCGCGACCTGGTGCAGACCGCCGTGCAGAGCGGGCTGCGGGTGGATCTGGGCTATTTCCAGAACGTCCCGGCGACGCGGGTCTATCTGGACCCGCACCGCACCCGCCCGCTGGCCCTGGAGCGGCTGCTGGCCGACTGTACCGCCGAGACCGGCGTCCTGCTGGTCAGCGACGCCGGTGCCGCCCGCGGCGGCGCCGATCCGCGCCGCCTCCAGGCGAGCGCGCGCGTCCTGGTCGGGATCAGGCGCCGGACCGGGTGCGTCGCCTGGCTCAACCCGGTCCCGTGGGACCGCTGGCCCGGCACCGGCGCGGCGCTCATAGCGCTCTTGGTGCCCATGTTCGCAATGGACGAGGACGGCTTCGGCCACGCCGTCGAGGTCCTGCGCGGCCAGCCGGTCGGGGGCGGCCCGTGA
- a CDS encoding formylglycine-generating enzyme family protein yields the protein MGASSAAVAASGSAVGANSVQQAASENPSGPESGSARVVRGGAWSHDADRCRSAYRSGRERSSRNGSLGFRLSRTA from the coding sequence ATGGGCGCCAGTAGCGCCGCAGTGGCCGCCAGTGGAAGCGCGGTAGGTGCCAATAGCGTGCAGCAGGCGGCCAGTGAGAATCCCAGTGGCCCCGAGTCGGGCTCCGCCCGGGTTGTCCGGGGCGGCGCCTGGAGCCACGATGCCGACCGCTGCCGTTCGGCGTACCGCTCCGGGCGCGAGCGGTCCAGCCGCAACGGCAGCCTCGGCTTCCGCCTCTCGAGGACCGCATAA
- a CDS encoding dicarboxylate/amino acid:cation symporter translates to MTLRRLYSVPVGLLLGIALALLFPAGAPYVAWLGQVFVSVLKLLILPLILVSIYASLAGSAQLRQIGGRALGYYLMTTTVAATLGTLIGVAFSRGLPVGLLDLPAASAADAVFSLERLIDNFIPSNLFASLAAGNVLHIVFVAVLAALASRRIAAGHRATLLGGAHALDALLMQTLGGVLKLAPVGVAALVYAGLAGMDWAGVFQLRTFVWAVGLAAFLHALVFLPILYRVRAGRAAWPFAIACREPLLTALSTASSSATYPVSKRALEATGISERVTSLTLPLGATLNMDGSALYQSILLIFMSQLAGADLSPLQAVYIVLLTMASSAGTAGIPGGGIAMMAFMLNLLGLPQTYLALYLVVDRFFDYPITAINVWGDLVVAAIVDRELRRDEAAAAA, encoded by the coding sequence ATGACGTTACGTCGGTTGTACTCGGTCCCCGTCGGCCTGCTGCTCGGCATCGCGCTGGCGCTGCTGTTCCCCGCGGGGGCGCCCTATGTCGCCTGGCTGGGTCAGGTCTTCGTCTCGGTGCTGAAGCTGCTGATCCTGCCCCTGATCCTGGTCTCCATCTATGCCTCGCTGGCCGGGAGTGCGCAACTGCGGCAAATCGGCGGGCGGGCGCTCGGCTACTATCTGATGACCACCACCGTGGCTGCCACCCTGGGCACCCTCATCGGTGTGGCGTTCTCCCGCGGCCTGCCCGTCGGCCTGCTCGACCTCCCGGCGGCGAGCGCCGCCGACGCGGTCTTCAGTCTGGAACGGCTGATCGACAACTTCATTCCGAGCAACCTGTTCGCCTCGCTGGCCGCGGGCAACGTGCTCCATATCGTTTTCGTCGCGGTCCTTGCGGCCCTGGCCTCCCGCCGGATCGCCGCCGGCCATCGCGCGACCCTGCTGGGCGGTGCCCATGCCCTGGACGCGCTGCTGATGCAGACGCTGGGCGGCGTGCTCAAGCTCGCCCCCGTGGGGGTGGCGGCCCTGGTCTACGCGGGCCTGGCGGGGATGGACTGGGCGGGGGTCTTCCAACTGCGCACCTTCGTGTGGGCCGTGGGGCTGGCCGCGTTCCTGCACGCGCTGGTCTTCCTGCCGATCCTCTACCGCGTCCGCGCCGGGCGTGCGGCCTGGCCCTTCGCCATCGCCTGCCGGGAGCCGCTGTTGACCGCACTCTCGACCGCTTCCAGCAGCGCCACCTATCCGGTCTCCAAACGCGCCCTGGAGGCGACCGGAATCAGCGAGCGGGTCACCAGCCTCACCCTGCCCCTGGGTGCCACACTCAACATGGACGGTTCCGCGCTCTATCAATCCATCCTGCTGATCTTCATGTCCCAACTGGCGGGGGCGGATTTGAGCCCACTGCAGGCCGTCTATATCGTCCTGCTCACCATGGCCTCCTCCGCCGGCACCGCCGGCATCCCCGGCGGCGGCATCGCCATGATGGCCTTCATGCTTAACCTGCTGGGCTTACCGCAGACCTATCTGGCCCTCTATCTGGTCGTCGACCGGTTCTTCGACTATCCCATCACCGCCATCAATGTCTGGGGCGATCTGGTGGTGGCCGCGATCGTCGATCGGGAACTGCGGCGCGACGAGGCGGCCGCCGCCGCATGA
- a CDS encoding DUF2272 domain-containing protein produces the protein MSIDSITPAWSRLVLILALGLGLSACTTTGDKPAAGGATWGGRPIGAPPAPNPGLKRAILKRALGEWEYFGRQTVVFRGSEESIPHVGSWEDDNATYSDRVGMYWRAAGKAGLNGMDCREPWSAAFISYVLQGAGVPGYQFRPATAHSVYLANLIDESYVPGRWFVPRRVRDYSPNPGDLICAPRGASRPASFDGYLTPRSLQGANTHCDLVVAKSGRTLESVGGNVRNSVSRTTLELDGQGHLQQVPRRPWFLIMENRL, from the coding sequence TTGTCGATTGATTCCATCACCCCGGCCTGGTCAAGGCTGGTTCTGATCCTCGCCCTGGGTCTGGGCCTGAGCGCCTGCACCACGACCGGGGACAAGCCGGCCGCCGGGGGCGCGACCTGGGGCGGACGCCCCATCGGTGCGCCGCCGGCCCCCAATCCCGGCCTCAAGCGGGCGATCCTCAAGCGCGCGCTCGGTGAGTGGGAGTATTTCGGCCGTCAGACCGTGGTCTTCCGGGGCAGTGAGGAGAGTATCCCCCACGTCGGTTCCTGGGAGGACGACAACGCGACCTACAGCGACCGGGTCGGCATGTACTGGCGCGCGGCCGGCAAGGCGGGGCTCAACGGCATGGACTGCCGGGAGCCCTGGTCCGCCGCCTTCATCAGTTATGTGCTGCAGGGCGCCGGGGTGCCCGGGTACCAGTTTCGCCCGGCCACCGCCCATTCGGTCTATCTCGCCAATCTCATCGACGAGTCCTACGTCCCCGGCCGCTGGTTCGTCCCGCGGCGGGTGCGCGACTACAGCCCCAACCCGGGCGACCTGATCTGCGCACCGCGGGGCGCGTCGCGTCCCGCGAGCTTCGATGGTTATCTGACGCCGCGCAGTCTCCAGGGCGCCAACACCCACTGCGACCTGGTGGTCGCCAAGTCCGGCCGGACCCTGGAGAGCGTCGGCGGCAATGTCCGCAACTCGGTGTCGCGGACCACCCTGGAACTGGACGGGCAGGGGCACCTGCAACAGGTCCCGCGGCGGCCCTGGTTCCTGATCATGGAGAACCGTCTGTAG
- a CDS encoding efflux RND transporter periplasmic adaptor subunit, protein MKKAIIVLLLLALGAGGWLLYRARVAGVADPGRLTLYGNIDVRLVNLAFQVSGRIAELAVSEGALVVPGQVLGRLDDRGLSEARNVARAQVQAQRAELDKRIAGTRAQDLAKLRADLEVARVESVNSARRAERAQDLFKRKLASPQDTDDALTLAQSAAARRNAVQAALDLGLAGSRAEDIAAAAAQLAALEAGLAAAQLNLGYATLTAPVGGIVQNRILEVGDMASPERPVFTITITEPLWARVYLAEPDLGRVRQGQPARVSSDSFPGKSYPGWVGYIAPSAEFTPKTVQTTELRADLVYQARVYVCNPAGELRQGMPVTVELDLNAAPLGGPGCAPAVPFGQGPAPDATKLSPKGA, encoded by the coding sequence ATGAAGAAGGCGATCATCGTGCTGTTGCTGCTGGCCCTGGGTGCGGGCGGCTGGCTGCTGTACCGGGCCCGGGTCGCCGGGGTCGCGGACCCGGGGCGACTCACGCTTTACGGCAACATCGACGTGCGCCTGGTGAATCTGGCCTTCCAGGTCAGCGGGCGGATCGCGGAGCTGGCGGTGTCCGAGGGCGCGCTGGTGGTGCCGGGGCAGGTCCTGGGGCGGCTCGATGACCGGGGCCTGAGCGAGGCGCGCAACGTCGCGCGGGCCCAGGTGCAGGCGCAGCGCGCCGAGCTCGACAAGCGCATCGCCGGCACCCGGGCGCAGGACCTGGCCAAGCTGCGGGCGGACCTGGAGGTGGCGCGGGTCGAGTCGGTCAATAGCGCCCGCCGCGCCGAGCGCGCCCAGGACCTGTTCAAGCGCAAGCTGGCCTCCCCCCAGGATACCGACGACGCCCTGACCCTGGCCCAGTCCGCCGCGGCCAGGCGCAATGCCGTGCAGGCTGCCCTGGATCTCGGCCTGGCCGGCAGTCGGGCCGAGGACATCGCCGCCGCCGCCGCCCAACTCGCCGCCCTGGAGGCGGGGCTGGCGGCGGCCCAGTTGAACCTGGGCTATGCGACCCTGACCGCCCCGGTCGGCGGCATCGTCCAGAACCGCATCCTGGAGGTGGGTGACATGGCCTCGCCCGAGCGTCCGGTCTTTACGATCACCATCACCGAGCCGCTCTGGGCGCGGGTCTATCTGGCCGAGCCGGACCTGGGCCGGGTCCGGCAGGGTCAGCCGGCGCGCGTCTCAAGCGACAGTTTTCCCGGCAAGTCCTATCCGGGCTGGGTCGGCTACATCGCCCCCAGTGCCGAGTTCACCCCCAAGACGGTCCAGACCACCGAACTGCGCGCGGACCTGGTCTATCAGGCGCGGGTCTATGTCTGCAACCCGGCGGGCGAGCTGCGCCAGGGGATGCCGGTGACGGTGGAACTGGACCTGAATGCCGCGCCGCTGGGCGGGCCGGGCTGCGCCCCGGCGGTGCCGTTCGGCCAGGGTCCGGCGCCGGATGCGACGAAATTGAGCCCCAAAGGGGCGTGA